The DNA region CGGCGATCAGGTCGGCAGGAGGCTGTTCGGATTGGGCTGCGTTGGTCGTCATGATGAACTCCGTGTCTTGAGTTGTATATACAACAAAGCTTGCGTCCTGTCAAGGGAATTTTCCATAAAGGGCCTCATGGTCTTTACCGGTTCTCAGTACTAGTCGACACCAACACATCCTCCAAGGATCAGAATCGTTAACTTCGCGCGAATTTCTTCATCAGAAAGTGGTCAAGCGACAGCGTCCCGGGTCCATAGAACACCAGGATCGCGAGCATGAAACCCCAAAGCTGGTGATCCTTGACCCCGACTACATGAAGATCTGGGTAGGAAATCACGGCAACGATGTTGAAGATAAACAGAACGATGGCACTAAAACGTCCACCAAGCCCCAGCGCCAACAACACCGGAAATGTCAACTCGGTAAACGTAGCGAGGTCAGCCGCAATCTTAGGAGATAACAGAGGGACCTGATACTCGAACTCGAATAGAAAAACGGTGCTCTCGAAACTCTGGAGCTTTACCAGTCCTGATTTAAAAAATACATTGGCGACCCACAAACGGGTCCCGAGAAGCAAGGCTGGCGTCAAAAAATCGAGCGTTTTGGTAATAGGCCGTACTAAATTTATTACGTGTATCGCGACAGTCATTGGTTATCTCCATCAGAAAAGTGGTCGTAGGCCCAGAGTAATTTCATCTCAGAGTGAAAAGTCCACTAACGTTCCGTTAACAACGTGCTTTTGCAGGCACGGGCTGAGATCGATATCCGGTTGTGTCTTAAGCGCAGCTTCGCAGGCCTGGGCGAACGTGCGGCTTTGATGAAGCGCGTGCAAGAGTGCGAACTCGCCATCGCTCAAGGGCTCGATCGTGATATCGAAATCGCGTCGGATCACCAAAAGCCTGACCGCACCTTCGTCCAGATTCACAGTTTGGTCCCCTTGATAGTCATCTTGATTCACCTCCCAGATCCGCAAGACCGGGTAAT from Gammaproteobacteria bacterium includes:
- a CDS encoding DoxX family protein; the protein is MTVAIHVINLVRPITKTLDFLTPALLLGTRLWVANVFFKSGLVKLQSFESTVFLFEFEYQVPLLSPKIAADLATFTELTFPVLLALGLGGRFSAIVLFIFNIVAVISYPDLHVVGVKDHQLWGFMLAILVFYGPGTLSLDHFLMKKFARS